A DNA window from Impatiens glandulifera chromosome 7, dImpGla2.1, whole genome shotgun sequence contains the following coding sequences:
- the LOC124944452 gene encoding SEC12-like protein 2, translating to MATGIESPNFKKYGVPIYGASWIPSSAIKSVATTKEDADNRDGEDESPTDGPSPSSISSEGYLIFSGGGGEGRSGIPNALLLTHFDSAANSLSDQPIVKLGTGTDLPYRMAVHPGGEGAICSFPESCRWFDWDALTSDGDHKLGVKASDKILSQLENVGQQLAFAFSSDGSVLAVGGEDGKLRVFSWPSMELKLDEAKAHASIKDLHFSPDGKFLVSVGSGGPGRVWDVESSTPVAALSKENSEMFCFCRFSQSSDNKAVLYISAMQDRGGSIVKWDTSSWKRLSSKQVVRDPISSFTVSPDGKLLAIGTIVGDVVVIDSASLRLHSMVKKAHLGIVTALMFSNDSRALVSASMDSSTRVTIIKEKKENGMNWWIIILMVLLAVAMYYYAKREGFFP from the exons ATGGCGACAGGTATAGAGTCACCAAATTTCAAAAAGTATGGAGTTCCCATATACGGTGCATCATGGATCCCTTCTAGTGCAATCAAATCAGTCGCAACCACAAAGGAAGATGCAGACAATCGCGACGGTGAGGACGAATCTCCGACCGACGGACCATCTCCTTCGTCAATTTCTTCGGAAGGCTATCTGATATTCTCCGGAGGAGGTGGAGAAGGTCGCAGCGGTATCCCCAACGCCCTCCTTCTCACGCATTTTGACTCCGCTGCCAATTCTCTTTCTGATCAACCT aTTGTGAAACTTGGAACTGGCACTGATTTGCCTTACAGAATGGCTGTCCACCCTGGAGGAGAAGGGGCGATCTGTTCTTTTCCAGAAAGTTGCAG ATGGTTTGATTGGGATGCTCTCACAAGTGACGGTGATCATAAACTGGGTGTAAAAGCATCTGACAAAATCCTCAGTCAATTAGAAAATGTTGGTCAACAATTAGCATTTGCTTTTAGTAGTGATGGTTCTGTTTTAGCTGTTGGAGGAGAG GATGGTAAGCTGAGGGTTTTCAGTTGGCCAAGCATGGAACTTAAACTTGATGAAGCTAAAGCTCATGCTTCTATTAAGGACTTGCATTTCAG TCCAGATGGGAAGTTTCTTGTATCTGTTGGGAGCGGCGGCCCTGGCAGGGTTTGGGATGTAGAATCATCCACTCCTGTAGCAGCTTTATCAAAAGAGAAT TCTGAAATGTTTTGCTTCTGCCGGTTCTCCCAAAGCAGTGACAATAAGGCGGTCCTATACATCTCTGCTATGCAAG ACCGAGGTGGAAGTATAGTGAAATGGGACACTTCTTCATGGAAGAGGTTGTCTTCGAAGCAAGTTGTTAGAGATCCAATTTCTTCCTTTACAGTTTCCCCCGATGGAAAACTTTTAGCAAT AGGAACAATTGTGGGAGATGTTGTGGTAATAGATTCCGCCAGCCTCCGTTTACACAGTATGGTTAAGAAAGCACACCTTGGGATTGTAACAGCTTTGATGTTCTCCAATGATTCAAG GGCTTTGGTGTCTGCATCTATGGATTCAAGTACAAGGGTGACTATTATTAAAGAGAAAAAGGAAAATG GAATGAACTGGTGGATAATCATTCTCATGGTGCTTCTTGCTGTAGCCATGTATTATTATGCAAAGAGAGAAGGTTTCTTCCCTTAG